A genomic stretch from Vanrija pseudolonga chromosome 6, complete sequence includes:
- the yjiA gene encoding P-loop guanosine triphosphatase YjiA, translating into MTITTPIPVTTINGFLGAGKTTTILGLLGQLPKDYKVVLVKNEYGDVEVDSLLAKQSNITGVSEILNGCLCCTMVGLVENAMIEIRDKYHPDRIIIESSGTAFPATLALQIRELEPEGFKLDGVVTVIDCVNFRGYEDNSPTAKLQAQYTDLMLLSKHELVTERDFDILLDHLGELNDTTPHIKVSRDKPLRPELVFGLDSQLFLQGDKEQDSWAALGGQGQHIDEVETKSVWRGGRRPGKKHAHAHDGEACKDCAAGEQEEAVADAAATPVVPVERAQLEEQLAKLPFEIYRVKGIVRLPASDADTPYATHILNWAFGRHELTPAPSLDSSPDLAGVGFRLTVMGERGEVARRARKLAEALGAQVA; encoded by the exons ATGACCATCACCACTCCGATCCCCGTGACGACGATCAACGGCTTCCTCGGAGCG GGGAAGACAACAACGAttctcggcctgctcggccagCTGCCCAAGGACTACAAG GTTGTCCTCGTCAAGAACGAGTACGGCGATGTCGAGG TcgactcgctcctcgccaagcagaGCAACATCACCGGCGTCTCCGAGATCCTCAACGGCTGCCTCTGCTGCACCATGGTCGGGCTGGTGGAGAACGCCATGATTGAGATCCGCGACAAGTACCACCCGGACAGGATCATCATCGAGTCCAG CGGAACAGCCTTCCCTGCCACGCTCGCACTGCAgatccgcgagctcgagcccgagggcttcaagctcgacggcgtggtgaCGGTCATCGACTGCGTCAACTTCCGCGGGTACGAGGACaactcgccgacggccaagCTGCAGGCGCAGTACACCGACCTGATGTTGCTGTCCAAGCACGAGCTGGTGACCGAGCGTGACTTCGACATTctgctcgaccacctcggcgagctgaaTGACACGACGCCGCACATCAAGGTCAGCCGGGACAAGCCGTTACGGCCAGAGCTGGTGTTCGGACTCGACTCGCAGCTCTTCTTGCAAGGCGACAAGGAGCAGGACTCGTGGGCTGCGCTTGGCGGCCAGGGACAGCACATTGACGAGGTGGAGACGAAGAgcgtgtggcgtggcggacGGCGCCCCGGCAAGAAGCACgcacacgcgcacgacgGAGAGGCGTGCAAGGATTGCGCTGCgggcgagcaggaggaggctgtcgccgatgccgccgccacccccgtGGTCCCCGTTGAGCGCGCACAGCTCGAGGAACAGCTTGCCAAGCTTCCGTTCGAGATCTACCGGG TCAAGGGCATTGTCCGCCTCCCGGCTTCAGACGCAGACACGCCGTACGCCACGCACATCCTCAACTGGGCGTTTGGGCGGCacgagctcacgcccgccccgagcctcgactcgtcgcccgaCCTCGCGGGCGTGGGCTTCCGGCTGACGGTCAtgggcgagcgtggcgaggtggcgcggcgcgcgcgcaagctcgcaGAGGCCCTGGGCGCACAGGTCGCGTAG
- the CIA1 gene encoding putative cytosolic iron-sulfur protein assembly protein 1, translating to MPQLQLVADLPGHAEAAWSVAFNPARPLLASCSTDKTVRLYSYTLPDSSSSSSSTFPSPSAPKPTFALSTTIETGHKRTVRGVAWAPGGRTLATASFDSSVAIWEEVEEGYADDAAEGIDAPRPAAGAAGAEDGEGEWECVTTLEGHENECKSVAFSADGGLLASCSRDRSVWVWEVQPDADFECIAVMMDHSADVKAVAWHPREEILASASYDAHVHLMFDNPDGDWEAFQRLDPALPAADLHIPPSASASLLAQMGPSAAEVAGRAVVVPPLVDAETVWSLAWSPCGKYLASGGDSGGVRLWARMGAEPDAEFVECVHTAAHSAPLFSLAWASGGEEDGLGLLASAGGDGRIIVWQVTAHEGKDGVYAPPPRLEPIAAVREAHGVADVNSIAWNAREDGKGVGLLSSAGDDGSVKVWRIAADE from the exons ATGCCGCAGCTCCAGCTCGTGGCCGACCTGCCAGgacacgccgaggcggcgtggagcgTGGCGTTCAACCCCGCGCGTCCGCTGCTCGCCAGCTGCAGCACGGACAAGACGGTGCGGCTGTACAGCTACACGCTCcccgactcgtcgtcctcgtcctcctcgaccttcccGTCCCCTTCCGCCCCGAAGCCGACCTTCGCGCTCAGCACGACCATCGAGACGGGCCACAAGCGCAccgtgcgcggcgtggcgtgggcgCCTGGCGggcgcacgctcgcgacggcgagcttcgactcgagcgtcgcgatctgggaggaggtggaagagggctacgccgacgacgccgccgagggcatcgacgcgccgcgccccgctgctggcgctgctggcgccgaggacggcgagggcgagtgggagtGCGTCACCACGCTCGAGGGGCACGAGAACGAGTGCAAGAGCGTCGCGTTCTCCGCTGatggcggcctgctcgcgaGCTGTAGTCGCGACCGCagcgtgtgggtgtgggagg TCCaacccgacgccgactttgaGTGTATCGCCGTCATGATGGACCACTCGGCCGACGTCAAGGCCGTGGCCTGGCATCCGCGCGAGGAGATCCTCGCGAGCGCAAGCTACGACGCGCACGTGCATCTCATGTTCGACAACCCCGACGGGGACTGGGAGGCGTTCCAGCGGCTGGACCCGGCGCTGCCCGCGGCGGACCTGCACatcccgccgagcgcgagcgcgagcttgctCGCGCAGATGGGGCCGtctgccgccgaggtggccgggcgcgcggtcgtcgtgcccCCCCTCGTTGACGCTGAGACGGTGTGGTCGCTCGCCTGGAGCCCGTGCGGCAAGTACCTCGCGTCTGggggcgacagcggcggcgtgcgcctcTGGGCCAGGatgggcgccgagcccgacgcaGAGTTCGTCGAGTGCGTGCACACTGCCGCGCACTCAGCGCCGCTGTTCTCGCTCGCctgggcgagcggcggggaggaggacgggcTTGGCCTGCTGGCTAGtgctggtggcgacggccgcaTCATTGTGTGGCAGGTCACGGCgcacgagggcaaggacggcgTGTATGCTCCCCCGCCACGCCTCGAGCCTATTGCCGCtgtgcgcgaggcgcacggcgtcgccgacgtcaaCTCGATCGCGTGGAACGCCCGCGAGGATGGCAAGGGTGTCGGCCTGCTCTCCAGTGCTGGCGACGATGGCTCGGTCAAGGTCTGgcgcatcgccgccgacgagtaA